The following is a genomic window from Planctomycetota bacterium.
GGTTGGCCTTCCACGAGCCGTGGACGAAGTGCGAGGCGTTCACGTCGACCGGCCCGGTCAGCATCGCACCGTTCGCGACAATGACGCATCGTGCCCCGGCCGACTTGGCCGATGCCCGCGCTCGCCGCACCGCCCGGCCGGCCCGACCGGCGAACGACAGGTGCCGCAACGGCGTGGTCGGCAACGAACGCGGCAGCGTCTCCACGAACGCCACGCCCTCCGTCGCCGCAAGCTCCGCAGGCACGTCCGCCCCGATGAGCGTCAGTCGGTCGTACCGACCCGCCAAGCGGCTGACCACTTCCAGGTTCACCCGGCCCTGCCCGTCGGTCCGGCGGAACGTGTGGTTCACCCAGATCAGATGTCGCCGGGCCGAACCGTTCACCGCTTCCCTCCCTGAGCCGCGACGGTGCGGAGCATCCGTTCGAGTTGATCCACGACGCGACGGACGTCGAAATGCTCTTCGGCCGTGCGACGGGTGGACTCCGGATCGAGCAGTCGGCCGGCTTTCTTTCTCGCCGCCAGGTCGTGCAGCACCGCGGCAAACGTCTCAGGCAAATCGTCGGTCAGGCGGACGGACTGATCGCACATGAAATCGCCCGTCCCGTTGGTCTTGCCGACGACCACGGGCGTACCACACGCCATGGCCTCGGCGACGCTCGAGCCGAAATCCTCGTCGTCGCTCGGCTGAACCAGCACGTCGCACTGCCGCAACAACCCGACGACCTCCGGCCGCGGCACCCGTGGGTGATGCGACAAGTACTCGGGCATCGGGAACTCGTCGAGCAGCTTCCGCAGCCCCTTGGCGAAGCCGAAGTTGCCGACGATGTCGATGTGCAGCCGGCACCCTTGCTCGATCGCCAACTTGGCCGCGTCGAGGAGCAGATCGAGCCGTTTGCGTGGGACGATGCGACCGAGCCATAACAGCCGCAGCGGCTCGTCCGACGGCTCCGCGTCCGACTGCGGCCGGGGTGAAAAATCGCTCAGGTCGATCGGGTACGCCAACGCCGCGGTCTTTCCCGGGTCGACGCCGTAGTGGCGTGTGAGCAGTTCGCGCGATGTCGAGCTCCCGACGATCACCCGGTCACTGCTGGCGTAGTCCGGCAAGCCGAGCGTCAGCCGATACCGGCCGTAAGCCTTCATCCCGGCCAGGCGGATGCGCCCCTCGGTCCGGCGGAGAAGTGTCCCGCGCTCCGTCAACGACCGCACGTCCGAGCCGGGCGCGCCCTGCACCCAACTCACCGCCGGCAAGCCCGGCACGCGACCGAACGCCGGCACGCCGGAGAAGAACGCCACATCAAACGGATCGGCCTCGTGCAGCGTCTGAATCGCCCCCATCACCCGGCGACCGAACTTGCGATGGTTCACCCACGCGGCGGCCAAACCGGTCACGGGCCCGAACCTGGTCGCGAGCTTGTGAACCCGGTCCGTCGCGGCATCGCCGACGTCCTGGTAACTGAGATTTGGAAAGCGTTCGAGGAGCGACCGGGGATGCACGAACGACTTCTTGGAAACGAACGTGACGTCGTGGCCGCGTTCGAGCAGCTCTTGCAGCAGCATGAAGCCGGCCGTGGCGATGCTGCCGGCACTCGGCTCGACGTAGCCGTTGCACACGATCCGCAGCGGGCGTTCGGACTCCGTGCCTGGCGGGTTCACTCGACCTCCCTGGGCCGAGTCCGTGCCGGTACGCCGGTCGCGACGTGCTTGGCAGGCACGTCACGCGTCACCACCGCGCCCGCGCCGATGACCGCGTCATCGCCAATGGTCAGCCCGGTGTCCTTGCGCGGGATGATCTTGCATCCCGTACCGAGCATGACCCGGTCGCCGATCCTCACACGATGCGGCGACCCGAGCCAGGATTCCCCGGCGATGGTGACCTGGTGGTAGATGATCACGTCGTCACCGATGTCGCAGTTGGGGTGGATGACGGTCCCGATGCCGTAGTGGCGCAGCTTCGGGCGTTCGCCGACGCTCGCTTCGGCAGGGAGGAGGCAATGATG
Proteins encoded in this region:
- a CDS encoding glycosyltransferase family 4 protein, with translation MNPPGTESERPLRIVCNGYVEPSAGSIATAGFMLLQELLERGHDVTFVSKKSFVHPRSLLERFPNLSYQDVGDAATDRVHKLATRFGPVTGLAAAWVNHRKFGRRVMGAIQTLHEADPFDVAFFSGVPAFGRVPGLPAVSWVQGAPGSDVRSLTERGTLLRRTEGRIRLAGMKAYGRYRLTLGLPDYASSDRVIVGSSTSRELLTRHYGVDPGKTAALAYPIDLSDFSPRPQSDAEPSDEPLRLLWLGRIVPRKRLDLLLDAAKLAIEQGCRLHIDIVGNFGFAKGLRKLLDEFPMPEYLSHHPRVPRPEVVGLLRQCDVLVQPSDDEDFGSSVAEAMACGTPVVVGKTNGTGDFMCDQSVRLTDDLPETFAAVLHDLAARKKAGRLLDPESTRRTAEEHFDVRRVVDQLERMLRTVAAQGGKR
- a CDS encoding serine acetyltransferase, producing the protein MRLKPTPEWLWERSRRAYQKGHRRRAALYKALNFKLHHCLLPAEASVGERPKLRHYGIGTVIHPNCDIGDDVIIYHQVTIAGESWLGSPHRVRIGDRVMLGTGCKIIPRKDTGLTIGDDAVIGAGAVVTRDVPAKHVATGVPARTRPREVE